Below is a genomic region from Medicago truncatula cultivar Jemalong A17 chromosome 3, MtrunA17r5.0-ANR, whole genome shotgun sequence.
CTATCAAGTGGTAATTGAGACCCACTAAttagttgttttcttttatagTGAGACCCACTAATTACTAATTAGTTAATCAATTCATTTGACACTCAAATTTTACCAGTATACAAATTAATCCGCGCTAACTGGTATATAGTGTTTAACTTGTGTTGTATTTTCTTGTGTATAAGAAACTTGTCTTCTAAGAAACCTTTTCAATGATAATTTGCAGGAGTTACTTCAGGTGCACCCGGAAGCATGATCAAGGTTGCAAAGCAACCAAACAGGTACAATTGATAGAAGAGAATCCAGAAATGTACCAAATTACATACATTGGCTTTCACACATGCAAATCCACTCTACACACTCCACAAATGGTCTCATTCTCTGAAGATACTAATTGGGATTCAATTCTTGTGAATTCTAATCCTCACTCAAAGGAGGTTCTAACAAATTATGATCAACAAGATTCACATGTTATTAGCTCAGAAAGGTCAATTGTGAAACAAGAATATCCCAACAACGACGACAGTACTACTCCGAGGAGTGATGTTACTGACAACTTATTGGATCCTAATTTGTGGTCTGATTTTAAGGATTTTGAACTCTCCAAGGATATTGTGTATTCCTGCACTGAATCTCAAAAtcttgaaattgattttggggTGTTTTCTTCTGATTTCAGCAatgatttgatatattttgatgAAAGTCATTTGCTTTAATTAGTTAGCTTATTGAGTGTGTACGTATTTTGATCTTCCACGTCTGTCAATTTGATGTAGAGAAGAGCTTTTCTACAATGAACTTAGAGTAACCAGTTACCATTTGTAAGTTTTATCTGCCATATAATAGGCGTGTGCATATATAAAGGTATGTTGCACAATTTGCTTTTCTGTTATCTTTGCAAGATATTGTATATGATGATCAAATTAATGGCCTCCACAAAATGCAATGAAACTAAAAGGTTGTGGGACATGTATCCAATCATCCAAACTTTGAGCGTGGGGGGTGGGGTGAATACATGGAACTGTGATAAAGCATGATGAGAGTGATATTTCAGAGACAATAACTTGATCATTTGGTCCACACAAATTGTAACGTTTAGCTAAGAGACAGAGTGATCATTTGAGCAAGTGGGATAGATAGAAATATGCCTTATGGCCTATGGGGGTGTAGTCCAAGGACATGCCTCGCAAGAGGGTAATTGATTAAGCGAAATGATATCCTTCAAACATCAAAATTTGATGTTAACTATCATCAACCTAACTTTGGAATATTTCTTCTTCTGATTCTAAATTTTGGAAAGAAGTTATTAAAACCGAAATTGATTGtattactaaaaataaaacttggaTTTTAGTCGATTTACcttcatgataaaaaataaaaaaaaactattggttgcaagtatatttttaaaagaaaatataactcTGATGGGTCGGTCGATAGATACAAAGTTCGTTTAGTTGTAGAaggtttttctcaaaaagaaaaaaaaaaattgtttccttCTCCTCCATTTTACTTCTTGAGATAAACATATGTCTGATAAATTTGTGATTCTTGTTGTTCTGTTACCTCCATAACTACGAGAAgaacatgttgaattctgaGGAATTTGCACACTCTGAGGCAGATAAATTCCAATGGCAGTCTTCGTGACGCCTCAGGTTAATACTAACGTATTCAATTTTACAGGTTTACTTTCTAATTTATCTCGTAGAATCTGGTTTGTTGTTCTCTGCAGTTGCAATTGTTGTTTGCGTTCAAATCAATATTATCAACATATCAGGTACAACAAACTATCATTTTATTATTgggttaatttttaaaaagtgcataaattgtataaaataaaataaaaagtgagaTATAGATAAATAGACATGATCAgtgaatatattttgatatttaaataacATAACTTATTAACATAATAGGTGAAAGATAAGCTTTGCAATCATACAAATTCTGATATGTGCACATATAGTAACTCCTGTAAAGGAAATAATCATTTCAAATCAACAACACTAAACAAAAAGAATcaattctcaaaaaaaaaaaaaaaccacttaataaatttataaagtagtaataatttattataagagtgattaatatttacttattttttgaaGTAGATACAGATACTTGagcaattataaaaaaaaggtaacaTTTGTCTTGTTCTATCAATTTGTTAATCAAGTGGTCAGAGAGCAACCGATGAATTAAATGATGTGCTGGAGAAAAGTCTCAATGACTTATGAGTAGTTGGAGTCACTTAAATTTCTGGGGGATGCCTTACAATTACAAGTTACAAACTTACGACCAAGAAATATCATAATCAAGGTAGGGTATGGCATACAAAAAATGAGAAATGTACAATACATGGTAGACACTAGGCATATGGTCGTTAGCTTTGCTTtgcattaattattatttgaatcTGTCAAAATCTATGTGCAAAAGCAGTGTTTGtggttttgttttatatatctACATTATTGATTAATAACTATTGCATTCTTCTCCCATATATTCAAGGGGGTGCATGTATATGGATGGGGTCAATTTGTGGTTTCATATGCATTATTATAAGTATATCCAGATTTTGCGTTTAAAGCAATTTGGTTTGATTGATTAATAAACCAATGGAGCCAAGGATCTCTTTCTGAAGCCATCATGTGGTGGCATCTCTGAGTTACCAAACAGTGGTGCGGGAActattaattttctttaattttctctaGTTCAATATTCCTTTTGTTAACTAGTCAGGATATGCATAATCATGAGGCATGTCTAAGAATCCAAGAcaaatatatactatataattgTATCAACGGGCTCGCAAAATTGTACTGTGCAAAATAATTTTGACTGCTAGCACATTTAAAAATAGAGATTTTTAAATCATTGTtgatatataatatgaaaagtaATCATGGTTATGTatagttatgttttttttttttggtacaatgtaTGGAGTTGTGTTATTTTCAAACCAAAATTTATACAAACAGATATGATACGGtataactctattttttttcctcctctaaaaaaaaactattttttgtcttttgtcaaaaaaaaaaaaaaaaactactttttttatCTCTCACTTACTACTTTTTCTAATAGGCCAAATATTTTCGGAATTTCGATGGTCATAAGTTTAATGTTTTTAACGGTTTaatctttaagttttttaagttttaaattggTCGTTTAAGTCACACAACGCATGCAACGTTATCATTTTTCGTCATATCCTTTTAAGTTTGGCTCTCAAAGGGTTGGACGGAAAAAGGTAATGTTGCAAGTGTTGTGTGACATAAATGACCAATTTAAAACTTAATAACCCAATAAAAATGTTAAACTTAAATATATTGTGGGAGTATTTTACCATCAATTATGGTTCTACCCGGCTTTAAAGATTAGATTAATCTCTGTATTTTTACGTAGAGGATATatttgttgatatatttattcTGAGAGGCTATCTTTGTTGATATGGTCATATTGTATTTGCATTATTGTCAcaagttaatatttttattaaaatgcaTAATAGTTTAATAgagttgtatttatttttttttggagaggaaAAGTGttgcattttaaaaatttatatacatatcacaaaaatacacataaaTAAAGTAATGATGACCAATAACGTGAAAACAATATTGTAGCTCaactgaaaaaaaattaaaaatttgtagGTTATTCTATGTTTACTTGTGTGTGAATTTTCAACcattattatcattttgttatttagaggaaaaataattgaaaatatacTAGTTGTTTTGCATTAATATTAGTTTATGCCAATTGATTGACACCAATTCCGAAGTAGCTCTCATGGAAAATTCTGAAGTTGAATTTCCGGGTTCGACTCCCGGCTTCGGAAACTACCTTTGTTTTtacatcaattatatatatatttttattaaaaagtgttGACCGGCTAAATCACTTAGACATCATTGACCAACATAAGTACATACTTAAACTTTGACTCCTCTAACCCTTTCCACTCATGTAAGTTATATACCCTTTGGAAATTACAAGCAAGCTGTATGCACCTTATCCTGAATGTCAATAACCAATATAGTTGTTTGGCATActgaaaaaaaaggaaatgcataTAAAATAATGATGGGAGGAAGATAAAATAGAAGCTGTATGCACCTTATCCCAGTATTTTTGTTTAGATTGAATGGAACTTTACATGCTCATATTTTCTTATTGGTCAAATATGGAAGATAAACTATGGAATTCAGTTAACAATAACGTTCATAATACAAGTCAGTAGCATAA
It encodes:
- the LOC25489818 gene encoding probable WRKY transcription factor 70 encodes the protein MNVILPETVSAKKKKLLIKELLQGKEYATQLKLLLKNPVCSDGSPSVKELVTNVLRSFSETISVMNSTEDCSLDVNDSGSLVEADDLKSEDTSESKKRLSPTTKDRRGSYKRRKTDETRTIVSKTIGDTHSWRKYGQKEILNSNFPRSYFRCTRKHDQGCKATKQVQLIEENPEMYQITYIGFHTCKSTLHTPQMVSFSEDTNWDSILVNSNPHSKEVLTNYDQQDSHVISSERSIVKQEYPNNDDSTTPRSDVTDNLLDPNLWSDFKDFELSKDIVYSCTESQNLEIDFGVFSSDFSNDLIYFDESHLL